Proteins from one Ipomoea triloba cultivar NCNSP0323 chromosome 1, ASM357664v1 genomic window:
- the LOC116019106 gene encoding U-box domain-containing protein 35-like isoform X2, translating to MMMASQRSNASKRDESVVVAIDKDKGSQYALKWAIDKFSLGKGKSVTLLNVKHKPNSSAGSNHLDDGYPVVHKCQIDSHAKELFLPFRCFCTRKNIHVNEVVIEGADITRALCDYVAANLIENIVLGACSRNSFVRFKALDVPSGVVKNAPEFCNVYIIAKGKLSSSRNASIPTPSAPTRQGYGNSNAGSGFSDPRIMQSSDSIGNVTQSPFSRRSTEENDFIRSPFTRSQFSNRSYGELSMPESDISFVSSGRPSTERLFPMLSDSQEMNYPCRLSNGSDTESRLSFGSVFSGSRASDVNNALNMVSPFSQETGGSWSSSSQNLDEVEAEMRRLKQELKQTMDMYSTACKEALSAKQKAMELHRWKVEEQQRLEDARSAEEAALALAEKEKAKCKAAIEAAEAAQRLAELEAQKRINAEMKAMKEADEKMKVLDKIAKNDFRYRKYAIEDIEAATENFSGSRKIGEGGYGPVYRSTLDHTEVAIKVLRPDAAQGRSQFQQEVEVLSCIRHPNMVLLLGACPDYGCLVYEYMANGSLEDCLLRRNNTPPLPWQLRFRIAAEIGTALLFLHQTKPEPLVHRDLKPANILLDRNFVSKISDVGLARLVPPNVADSVTQYRMTSAAGTFCYIDPEYQQTGMLGIKSDVYSLGVMLLQIITAKPPMGLTHHMERSIEKGTFADMLDPAVTDWPVEEALKYAKMALRCAELRRKDRPDLGSEVLPELNRLRALSEESMPSLHRY from the exons ATGATGATGGCTAGCCAAAGGAGCAATGCATCCAAGAGGGACGAGTCCGTTGTGGTCGCAATCGATAAGGACAAAGGCAGCCAATATGCTCTGAAATGGGCCATTGATAAATTCTCTCTCGGCAAAGGCAAAAGTGTCACCCTCCTCAACGTCAAACACAAGCCTAACTCATCAG CGGGAAGCAATCACCTAGATGATGGCTACCCAGTTgtacacaaatgtcaaattgataGCCATGCCAAGGAATTGTTCCTTCCTTTCCGCTGCTTCTGCACTCGCAAGAAT ATACACGTTAATGAAGTTGTAATAGAAGGAGCGGACATAACCAGAGCTCTTTGCGATTACGTTGCCGCGAATTTGATTGAGAACATAGTGCTTGGTGCTTGTTCGAGGAACAGTTTTGTCAG ATTTAAGGCACTAGATGTTCCGAGCGGTGTAGTAAAAAACGCACCTGAGTTCTGCAATGTCTATATCATCGCGAAGGGGAAGCTTTCATCTTCGAGGAATGCCTCAATTCCTACGCCGTCGGCGCCTACTCGACAGGGTTACGGTAACAGCAACGCAGGTTCTGGTTTCTCTGATCCGCGGATCATGCAAAGCAGCGACAGCATAG GGAATGTTACACAATCGCCATTTTCGCGGAGAAGCAcggaagaaaatgattttatcAG GTCACCGTTCACCAGAAGCCAGTTTTCGAACAGATCGTATGGAGAACTGTCGATGCCGGAATCCGACATATCATTCGTTAGCTCCGGTAGGCCGAGCACAGAGAGGCTATTCCCTATGTTGTCTGACAGCCAGGAAATGAATTATCCCTGTCGTCTTTCCAACGGATCTGACACAGAGAGCAGGTTGAGTTTCGGATCGGTGTTCTCTGGATCCAGGGCATCGGACGTGAACAACGCTCTCAACATGGTATCACCATTCTCGCAGGAAACTGGCGGATCGTGGTCGTCGTCATCTCAGAACCTG GACGAAGTAGAGGCTGAAATGAGACGACTGAAGCAGGAGTTGAAGCAGACAATGGACATGTACAGCACAGCCTGCAAGGAAGCACTTTCCGCAAAACAGAAG GCAATGGAACTTCATCGATGGAAAGTGGAGGAGCAGCAGAGGCTAGAAGATGCGCGGTCGGCGGAGGAAGCGGCACTGGCCTTGGCGGAGAAAGAGAAAGCGAAGTGCAAAGCGGCAATCGAAGCGGCGGAGGCGGCGCAGAGGCTAGCAGAGCTGGAGGCGCAGAAGAGGATAAACGCAGAGATGAAAGCAATGAAAGAAGCGGACGAGAAAATGAAGGTGCTCGACAAAATCGCGAAGAACGATTTCAGGTACCGCAAGTACGCAATAGAGGATATCGAGGCCGCAACGGAAAACTTCTCCGGTTCCCGAAAAATCGGGGAAGGCGGTTACGGCCCTGTTTATAGATCCACCCTGGATCATACAGAGGTGGCTATAAAGGTCCTCCGCCCAGACGCCGCTCAGGGGAGATCGCAGTTTCAACAAGAGGTTGAAGTTCTGAGCTGCATACGTCATCCCAACATGGTTCTTCTCCTCGGCGCGTGCCCGGACTACGGTTGTTTAGTGTACGAGTACATGGCGAACGGCAGCTTAGAAGATTGTCTGTTACGACGAAACAACACCCCTCCGCTTCCCTGGCAGCTAAGGTTCCGAATCGCGGCGGAAATCGGCACCGcactcctcttcctccaccAGACCAAGCCGGAGCCGCTAGTGCACCGTGACCTGAAACCGGCCAACATCTTACTCGACCGGAACTTCGTGAGCAAAATCAGCGACGTCGGGCTAGCTCGGCTAGTACCTCCCAACGTCGCCGACAGCGTGACGCAATACCGGATGACGTCGGCGGCCGGAACATTCTGTTACATAGACCCTGAATACCAGCAAACCGGCATGTTGGGAATAAAATCCGACGTTTACTCCCTCGGCGTCATGCTTCTTCAAATCATTACCGCAAAACCTCCGATGGGTTTGACCCATCACATGGAAAGATCAATTGAGAAAGGAACTTTCGCTGATATGCTTGATCCGGCAGTTACTGATTGGCCCGTGGAGGAGGCGTTAAAGTATGCCAAGATGGCTCTCAGGTGTGCCGAGCTCCGACGCAAAGACCGGCCGGACCTCGGCTCCGAGGTACTGCCTGAGCTTAACAGGCTACGAGCATTGTCGGAAGAATCCATGCCGTCTCTGCATAGATATTAA
- the LOC116019106 gene encoding U-box domain-containing protein 35-like isoform X1 translates to MMMASQRSNASKRDESVVVAIDKDKGSQYALKWAIDKFSLGKGKSVTLLNVKHKPNSSAGSNHLDDGYPVVHKCQIDSHAKELFLPFRCFCTRKNIHVNEVVIEGADITRALCDYVAANLIENIVLGACSRNSFVRRFKALDVPSGVVKNAPEFCNVYIIAKGKLSSSRNASIPTPSAPTRQGYGNSNAGSGFSDPRIMQSSDSIGNVTQSPFSRRSTEENDFIRSPFTRSQFSNRSYGELSMPESDISFVSSGRPSTERLFPMLSDSQEMNYPCRLSNGSDTESRLSFGSVFSGSRASDVNNALNMVSPFSQETGGSWSSSSQNLDEVEAEMRRLKQELKQTMDMYSTACKEALSAKQKAMELHRWKVEEQQRLEDARSAEEAALALAEKEKAKCKAAIEAAEAAQRLAELEAQKRINAEMKAMKEADEKMKVLDKIAKNDFRYRKYAIEDIEAATENFSGSRKIGEGGYGPVYRSTLDHTEVAIKVLRPDAAQGRSQFQQEVEVLSCIRHPNMVLLLGACPDYGCLVYEYMANGSLEDCLLRRNNTPPLPWQLRFRIAAEIGTALLFLHQTKPEPLVHRDLKPANILLDRNFVSKISDVGLARLVPPNVADSVTQYRMTSAAGTFCYIDPEYQQTGMLGIKSDVYSLGVMLLQIITAKPPMGLTHHMERSIEKGTFADMLDPAVTDWPVEEALKYAKMALRCAELRRKDRPDLGSEVLPELNRLRALSEESMPSLHRY, encoded by the exons ATGATGATGGCTAGCCAAAGGAGCAATGCATCCAAGAGGGACGAGTCCGTTGTGGTCGCAATCGATAAGGACAAAGGCAGCCAATATGCTCTGAAATGGGCCATTGATAAATTCTCTCTCGGCAAAGGCAAAAGTGTCACCCTCCTCAACGTCAAACACAAGCCTAACTCATCAG CGGGAAGCAATCACCTAGATGATGGCTACCCAGTTgtacacaaatgtcaaattgataGCCATGCCAAGGAATTGTTCCTTCCTTTCCGCTGCTTCTGCACTCGCAAGAAT ATACACGTTAATGAAGTTGTAATAGAAGGAGCGGACATAACCAGAGCTCTTTGCGATTACGTTGCCGCGAATTTGATTGAGAACATAGTGCTTGGTGCTTGTTCGAGGAACAGTTTTGTCAG AAGATTTAAGGCACTAGATGTTCCGAGCGGTGTAGTAAAAAACGCACCTGAGTTCTGCAATGTCTATATCATCGCGAAGGGGAAGCTTTCATCTTCGAGGAATGCCTCAATTCCTACGCCGTCGGCGCCTACTCGACAGGGTTACGGTAACAGCAACGCAGGTTCTGGTTTCTCTGATCCGCGGATCATGCAAAGCAGCGACAGCATAG GGAATGTTACACAATCGCCATTTTCGCGGAGAAGCAcggaagaaaatgattttatcAG GTCACCGTTCACCAGAAGCCAGTTTTCGAACAGATCGTATGGAGAACTGTCGATGCCGGAATCCGACATATCATTCGTTAGCTCCGGTAGGCCGAGCACAGAGAGGCTATTCCCTATGTTGTCTGACAGCCAGGAAATGAATTATCCCTGTCGTCTTTCCAACGGATCTGACACAGAGAGCAGGTTGAGTTTCGGATCGGTGTTCTCTGGATCCAGGGCATCGGACGTGAACAACGCTCTCAACATGGTATCACCATTCTCGCAGGAAACTGGCGGATCGTGGTCGTCGTCATCTCAGAACCTG GACGAAGTAGAGGCTGAAATGAGACGACTGAAGCAGGAGTTGAAGCAGACAATGGACATGTACAGCACAGCCTGCAAGGAAGCACTTTCCGCAAAACAGAAG GCAATGGAACTTCATCGATGGAAAGTGGAGGAGCAGCAGAGGCTAGAAGATGCGCGGTCGGCGGAGGAAGCGGCACTGGCCTTGGCGGAGAAAGAGAAAGCGAAGTGCAAAGCGGCAATCGAAGCGGCGGAGGCGGCGCAGAGGCTAGCAGAGCTGGAGGCGCAGAAGAGGATAAACGCAGAGATGAAAGCAATGAAAGAAGCGGACGAGAAAATGAAGGTGCTCGACAAAATCGCGAAGAACGATTTCAGGTACCGCAAGTACGCAATAGAGGATATCGAGGCCGCAACGGAAAACTTCTCCGGTTCCCGAAAAATCGGGGAAGGCGGTTACGGCCCTGTTTATAGATCCACCCTGGATCATACAGAGGTGGCTATAAAGGTCCTCCGCCCAGACGCCGCTCAGGGGAGATCGCAGTTTCAACAAGAGGTTGAAGTTCTGAGCTGCATACGTCATCCCAACATGGTTCTTCTCCTCGGCGCGTGCCCGGACTACGGTTGTTTAGTGTACGAGTACATGGCGAACGGCAGCTTAGAAGATTGTCTGTTACGACGAAACAACACCCCTCCGCTTCCCTGGCAGCTAAGGTTCCGAATCGCGGCGGAAATCGGCACCGcactcctcttcctccaccAGACCAAGCCGGAGCCGCTAGTGCACCGTGACCTGAAACCGGCCAACATCTTACTCGACCGGAACTTCGTGAGCAAAATCAGCGACGTCGGGCTAGCTCGGCTAGTACCTCCCAACGTCGCCGACAGCGTGACGCAATACCGGATGACGTCGGCGGCCGGAACATTCTGTTACATAGACCCTGAATACCAGCAAACCGGCATGTTGGGAATAAAATCCGACGTTTACTCCCTCGGCGTCATGCTTCTTCAAATCATTACCGCAAAACCTCCGATGGGTTTGACCCATCACATGGAAAGATCAATTGAGAAAGGAACTTTCGCTGATATGCTTGATCCGGCAGTTACTGATTGGCCCGTGGAGGAGGCGTTAAAGTATGCCAAGATGGCTCTCAGGTGTGCCGAGCTCCGACGCAAAGACCGGCCGGACCTCGGCTCCGAGGTACTGCCTGAGCTTAACAGGCTACGAGCATTGTCGGAAGAATCCATGCCGTCTCTGCATAGATATTAA